A single region of the Maylandia zebra isolate NMK-2024a linkage group LG17, Mzebra_GT3a, whole genome shotgun sequence genome encodes:
- the parpbp gene encoding PCNA-interacting partner, whose translation MEGIGDQLKLMVKTFRRERHRVLQSERTTIHGADGMLMVLQVAMAEVNKKHGGEFKVALSDVLMAWKHLLLDKLHLLPPSPARLENYDLIVEAYESFLKRSNTIDLIDLLFMYKQLRLVDSDPEEPVSLIQLFEFLSGNVEVPELPVSSVPSTPSGKGRSCSSQVKMAVRRVFCSYLNLLVNTKNDIAMALILDVPSRTLGRQAFTDIKHAAHNSNTSLFLAVTSFVRALQLGGKGYAPAESDPLRKHVKGLSDFVQFVDNLEEILGEIPDPSVCGARLVTAIRAVLVKGRSSGDAVYAAAEETAQELKERICQLHQIQKQSANGSGTGISPARPKVYAVNHATAYGGRDTVKVLMALLDEEALTPPCQSKADLLSEDQPVLGGAEGTCVLTLFRSPEVSTGCSPEPLKNRVQSRLDLLKPKVRERVIRSQFACTYNDEELPLNRVLDFPSTSQVPTCVHPPKAKTTTSVNDGCSSDVEDSTKAKSSECTNKARGEIQRGAALEQRSGNAPKQGASLVNGKGTGFQMQSRGNKRKQLDQHGGSENEPPEKKQPTRTSVKMPGKNGSKALSKKKLIAGQGKLTSFFRV comes from the exons ATGGAGGGTATAGGAGACCAACTCAAGCTGATGGTGAAAACCTTCAGGAGGGAGCGTCACCGGGTCTTACAGTCTGAGAGGACCACCATTCATGGAGCTGATGGCATGCTTATGGTGCTGCAGGTGGCCATGGCAGAAGTGAATAAAAAG CATGGCGGAGAGTTCAAAGTGGCTCTGAGTGATGTCCTGATGGCCTGGAAACACTTATTGTTAGACAAACTTCACCTGCTGCCCCCCAGCCCTGCACGCCTGGAGAACTATGATCTCATTGTGGAGGCATACGAGTCGTTCCTGAAACGCTCCAACACCATCGACCTGATTGATCTCCTCTTCATGTACAAACAGCTGAGGCTGGTGGACTCTGATCCAGAGGAGCCTGTGAGCCTG ATCCAGCTGTTTGAGTTCCTATCGGGCAACGTGGAAGTCCCAGAGTTGCCAGTTTCCTCAGTCCCGTCAACCCCATCTGGTAAAGGCAGGTCCTGCAGCTCACAG GTGAAAATGGCTGTGAGACGCGTTTTCTGCTCCTATCTGAATTTGCTGGTAAACACCAAGAACGACATTGCCATGGCGCTAATCCTCGACGTTCCCAGTCGCACTCTTGGACGACAGGCGTTTACTGACATCAAGCATGCTGCGCACAACAGCAACACTTCTCTGTTCTTG gccGTGACGTCTTTTGTTAGGGCTCTCCAGCTTGGAGGGAAGGGCTATGCTCCAGCTGAATCTGACCCACTGAGAAAGCATGTCAAAGGCCTGTCTGACTTTGTCCAGTTTGTAGACAACCTGGAAGAAATACTGGGGGAGATCCCCGACCCAAG TGTATGTGGAGCCAGGCTGGTGACCGCCATCAGGGCGGTGTTGGTGAAGGGTCGCAGCAGCGGAGATGCCGTGTACGCTGCTGCTGAGGAGACTGCACAGGAGCTAAAGGAGAGGATCTGCCAGCTACACCAGATCCAGAAGCAGTCTGCTAATGGAAGCGGGACAGGGATAAGTCCTGCAAGG CCAAAAGTGTATGCAGTCAATCACGCTACAGCATACGGAGGTCGTGACACTGTGAAGGTGCTGATGGCGCTGCTGGATGAAGAAGCCCTGACTCCTCCGTGTCAAAGCAAAGCCGACCTGCTGTCCGAGGATCAGCCCGTCCTCGGTGGAGCAGAGGGGACCTGCGTCCTCACGCTGTTCAG ATCCCCTGAAGTGTCTACTGGATGTTCTCCAGAACCCCTAAAGAACAGAGTCCAGAGCCGACTAGACCTGCTCAAACCCAAG GTCCGAGAGAGAGTCATCCGATCCCAGTTCGCCTGCACTTACAATGACGAAGAGCTCCCTCTCAACCGTGTGCTGGACTTCCCGAGCACTAGCCAGGTTCCCACTTGCGTGCACCCACCCAAAGCTAAAACCACCACATCTGTGAATGATGGGTGCAGCTCTGATGTGGAAGACTCAACAAAAG CCAAGTCCTCTGAATGTACAAATAAGGCACGGGGTGAGATACAGCGGGGGGCTGCTCTCGAGCAAAGAAGTGGAAATGCCCCAAAACAAGGTGCAAGCCTGGTTAATGGAAAGGGAACTGGCTTTCAGATGCAAAGCAGGGGTAACAAGAGAAAGCAGCTGGACCAACACGGTGGATCTGAAAATGAGCCTCCGGAGAAGAAACAGCCAACTCGCACATCAGTCAAAATGCCTGGCAAAAATGGCAGCAAGGCCTTGAGTAAGAAGAAGCTCATAGCTGGACAAGGGAAGCTGACCAGTTTCTTCAGAGTCTAA
- the pmch gene encoding pro-MCH, whose translation MISVYSVFLTLLLFTELSSHSVTVAMPATNAEDGTTEEDSLGLILGDESISEPAVIPPVFRQRRIRDEDGNPTIIISDARLKGHSVRGLNPAFTRSLPLLADRSLSHTPAEYSVKIDRRDTDLDVLRCMIGRVYRPCWEA comes from the exons ATGATCTCTGTCTACTCTGTCTTCTTAACTCTGCTGCTTTTCACTGAGCTGAGCAGCCACTCAGTCACCGTAGCCATGCCTGCAACTAATGCAGAGGATGGTACAACAGAAGAAGACAGCCTGGGTTTGATACTGGGTGACGAGTCGATCTCTGAGCCCGCTGTGATCCCACCGGTGTTCAGGCAGCGCCGAATCAGGGATGAAGATGGGAACCCAACAATCATCATCTCG GATGCAAGGCTGAAAGGGCACAGTGTTCGAGGGCTGAACCCGGCCTTCACTCGGAGCCTTCCTCTCCTCGCAGATCGAAGCCTGAGCCACACTCCTGCCGAGTACAGCGTGAAGATAGATCGCAGAGATACCGACCTTGACG TGCTGCGATGTATGATTGGAAGAGTGTACCGGCCCTGCTGGGAAGCATGA